One Streptococcus gallolyticus subsp. gallolyticus DSM 16831 DNA window includes the following coding sequences:
- a CDS encoding iron chelate uptake ABC transporter family permease subunit, producing MTKKNPSSKRIIAVLFVLAVVCFWAYLLPVGGSLLPFVIKLRLKKLCAYCLVAISASLATISFQTITGNRFLTPSVLGLENLYVLMQSTYLFFYWHWSQEEPNAIVEFIIVLAIQLIFFFFLQPSIKKLLEKGFGTILLICMSLGTLFRSLSTFMQVLMDPNEYDKLQSKLFASFQNANSDVLVLVAILVLFTAICLYRKSAELDVFYLGRETATLLGIDVPHVQRQVLWFVVLLTSASTAMVGPLTFFGFIVANLAYQIMPDSNHKTLFTATSLLGFIMLVVGQSIVERLFNYSVTISMVIEFCGGGSFFYLLYKERIKP from the coding sequence ATGACTAAGAAAAATCCCTCATCAAAACGCATTATAGCTGTTCTATTTGTGCTTGCTGTTGTCTGTTTTTGGGCTTATTTACTTCCCGTTGGAGGGTCGTTGTTGCCTTTTGTTATAAAGCTTCGCTTGAAAAAATTGTGTGCTTATTGTCTTGTGGCAATAAGTGCTAGCTTAGCAACGATTAGCTTTCAGACAATAACTGGTAATCGCTTTTTAACGCCGTCAGTTTTGGGGTTGGAAAATCTTTATGTGTTAATGCAATCGACCTATTTATTTTTCTATTGGCATTGGTCACAAGAAGAACCCAATGCTATTGTAGAATTTATCATCGTCTTAGCGATACAATTGATTTTCTTCTTTTTTCTCCAGCCTAGTATCAAAAAACTCTTGGAAAAAGGTTTTGGAACAATTCTGCTGATTTGTATGTCACTAGGAACGCTTTTTCGCAGTTTATCAACCTTTATGCAGGTCCTCATGGACCCTAATGAATATGATAAACTTCAAAGTAAACTCTTTGCTTCTTTTCAAAATGCAAATAGTGATGTCCTTGTTTTAGTAGCTATTCTGGTCCTTTTTACGGCTATCTGTCTTTATCGAAAAAGTGCAGAGCTTGATGTTTTTTATCTAGGAAGAGAGACAGCAACCCTCTTAGGAATTGATGTTCCACATGTGCAACGGCAAGTGTTATGGTTTGTTGTCCTGTTAACATCAGCTTCAACGGCAATGGTAGGACCATTGACCTTCTTTGGATTTATTGTTGCCAATCTCGCTTATCAAATCATGCCTGATTCTAACCATAAAACCTTATTTACAGCAACGAGTTTGCTTGGTTTTATTATGTTAGTTGTAGGACAAAGCATTGTGGAGCGTTTATTTAATTATAGTGTGACGATTAGCATGGTCATTGAATTTTGTGGTGGTGGCTCTTTCTTCTATCTTTTATACAAGGAGCGAATAAAACCATGA
- the lpdA gene encoding dihydrolipoyl dehydrogenase, giving the protein MAVEIIMPKLGVDMQEGEIIEWKKAEGEHVQEGDILLEIMSDKTNMEIEAEDSGMLLKIVHEAGDVVPVTEIIGYLGAEGEVIDEVAQVTPEQAAADLTAAGLEVPKAVTADVTSEQKAPLAADEYDMIVVGGGPAGYYAAIRGAQLGGKIAIVEKSEFGGTCLNVGCIPTKTYLKNAEILDGLKIAAGRGINLASTNYSIDMDKTVEFKNSVVKTLTGGVRGLLKANKVTIFDGLAQVNPDKTVTIGSQTIKGHSIILATGSKVSRINIPGIDSTLVLTSDDILDLREVPKSLAVMGGGVVGIELGLVWASYGVDVTVIEMADRIIPAMDKEISQELQKILTKKGMTIKTNVGVAEIVEKNSQLELTLTNGETIQADKALLSIGRVPQMQGLENLNLDMEGNRIKVNAYQETSISGIYAPGDVNGQKMLAHAAYRMGEVAAENALRGNHRKANLTYTPAAVYTHPEVAMVGMTEEAAREQYGDILIGKSSFTGNGRALASNEAQGFVKVIADSKYHEILGVHIIGPAAAELINEAATIMENELTVDDVAQAIHGHPTFSENMYEAFLDTIGEAIHNPPKK; this is encoded by the coding sequence ATGGCAGTAGAAATTATCATGCCCAAGCTTGGTGTTGACATGCAAGAGGGCGAAATTATTGAATGGAAAAAAGCGGAAGGTGAGCATGTTCAAGAGGGCGATATTCTGCTTGAAATCATGTCTGATAAGACGAATATGGAAATCGAAGCCGAAGATTCTGGCATGCTTTTGAAAATTGTTCACGAGGCTGGTGATGTTGTTCCTGTGACAGAAATCATTGGCTACCTTGGTGCTGAAGGTGAAGTTATTGACGAAGTTGCGCAAGTAACACCAGAACAAGCAGCGGCAGACTTAACCGCAGCAGGCTTGGAAGTGCCAAAGGCGGTGACGGCTGATGTGACTTCTGAACAAAAAGCTCCACTTGCAGCTGATGAGTATGACATGATTGTGGTTGGTGGTGGTCCTGCTGGCTATTATGCCGCCATTCGAGGTGCGCAACTCGGTGGCAAAATTGCTATCGTTGAAAAATCAGAATTTGGTGGCACGTGTCTAAATGTTGGCTGTATCCCAACTAAAACTTATCTCAAAAATGCCGAAATCCTTGATGGACTAAAAATTGCTGCTGGTCGTGGTATTAATCTGGCTTCAACTAATTACAGTATTGACATGGATAAAACCGTTGAGTTTAAAAATTCCGTTGTCAAAACATTAACGGGTGGCGTTCGTGGTCTCTTGAAAGCTAATAAAGTAACCATTTTTGACGGACTGGCTCAAGTCAATCCAGACAAGACAGTAACGATTGGGTCGCAAACGATTAAGGGACATAGTATCATTTTAGCAACTGGTTCAAAAGTATCACGCATTAATATTCCAGGTATTGATTCAACGCTTGTTTTGACTTCTGATGATATCCTTGATTTACGTGAAGTACCGAAATCACTAGCTGTCATGGGTGGCGGTGTTGTTGGGATTGAGCTTGGACTGGTTTGGGCATCTTACGGCGTTGATGTGACCGTTATTGAAATGGCAGACCGCATTATTCCAGCTATGGACAAGGAAATTTCGCAGGAATTGCAAAAAATTCTGACGAAAAAAGGTATGACCATTAAAACTAATGTCGGAGTAGCCGAAATTGTTGAGAAAAATAGCCAGCTTGAGTTGACGCTAACCAATGGTGAGACAATTCAAGCAGATAAAGCTCTTCTATCGATTGGACGTGTTCCCCAAATGCAAGGTCTTGAAAATCTCAATCTTGATATGGAAGGTAATCGCATCAAAGTCAATGCTTACCAAGAAACGTCAATATCTGGTATTTATGCTCCTGGTGATGTCAATGGTCAAAAAATGCTAGCGCACGCTGCTTATCGTATGGGAGAAGTGGCTGCTGAAAATGCTCTACGTGGCAACCATCGCAAAGCCAACCTCACCTACACACCAGCAGCGGTTTATACTCACCCAGAAGTAGCTATGGTTGGAATGACAGAAGAGGCTGCGCGTGAGCAATACGGCGATATTTTGATTGGAAAATCAAGCTTCACAGGCAATGGACGAGCTCTTGCGTCTAATGAAGCTCAAGGTTTTGTCAAGGTCATCGCTGACAGCAAGTATCATGAAATCCTTGGTGTGCATATCATTGGACCCGCAGCAGCAGAGCTTATTAATGAAGCGGCAACCATTATGGAAAATGAATTGACCGTTGATGACGTTGCCCAAGCGATTCATGGACACCCAACTTTTTCTGAAAATATGTATGAAGCTTTCCTTGATACCATTGGCGAAGCTATTCATAACCCACCGAAGAAATAA
- a CDS encoding cupin domain-containing protein: MAKSIDIRRLSEAISVEKDNGTKVNYFLYPEFEIHQNVLPANTIQDWHKHQAIEEIIVPTKGNVTIQVLENNAIKTYTANCGEVLRVKQSIHRIIGDDKEETEFIVFRFVPTGNNQSDKIKNDKVDCEKLVREILGEK, from the coding sequence ATGGCGAAATCTATTGACATTCGGCGACTTTCAGAGGCTATTTCGGTTGAAAAAGACAATGGAACTAAGGTGAATTATTTCTTATATCCCGAATTTGAAATTCATCAAAATGTTTTACCTGCAAATACCATTCAGGATTGGCATAAGCACCAAGCTATCGAGGAAATTATTGTACCAACAAAAGGAAATGTAACCATTCAAGTTTTGGAAAATAATGCCATAAAGACCTATACGGCGAATTGCGGTGAAGTCTTGCGTGTCAAACAATCCATACACAGAATCATTGGTGATGACAAAGAAGAAACAGAATTTATCGTTTTCCGATTTGTACCGACTGGCAACAACCAATCTGATAAAATCAAAAACGACAAAGTCGATTGCGAAAAATTGGTAAGGGAAATATTGGGGGAGAAGTAA
- a CDS encoding ABC transporter ATP-binding protein has translation MKSIEKAYGDKIVLDNVNLEIKPGKFTAFIGPNGAGKSTLLSIMSRLSKKDKGVLMIKDKEIEAWSSGELAKELTMLKQQLYYQMKLTVEELVAFGRFPYSHGRLTKKDQEKIDEAITYMDLQPFRKRMIDTLSGGQLQRVFIAMVLAQDTDIVLLDEPLNNLDIKQGISMMKILRSLVDDLGKTVIIVIHDINIASQFVDEMVAFKDGKVFCSGTPHQVMVKEILDNLYDMDLILDEINGNRICVYQ, from the coding sequence ATGAAAAGCATTGAGAAAGCTTATGGCGACAAAATTGTTTTGGATAATGTAAACTTGGAGATAAAGCCAGGCAAGTTTACAGCCTTTATCGGACCTAACGGTGCCGGTAAATCAACTCTTTTAAGCATTATGAGCCGTCTTTCAAAGAAAGATAAAGGTGTCTTAATGATAAAAGATAAAGAAATCGAAGCATGGTCTTCTGGCGAATTAGCCAAAGAATTAACCATGCTCAAACAACAACTCTACTATCAGATGAAATTGACGGTAGAAGAGTTGGTTGCTTTTGGTCGTTTTCCTTATAGTCACGGACGTTTGACGAAAAAAGACCAAGAGAAAATAGATGAAGCAATAACTTACATGGACTTGCAGCCGTTTAGAAAGCGGATGATTGACACGCTTTCTGGTGGGCAGTTACAACGCGTATTTATTGCTATGGTTTTAGCTCAAGATACGGACATCGTCCTTCTTGACGAACCGCTTAACAATCTGGATATTAAGCAAGGTATTTCGATGATGAAAATACTGCGTTCTCTAGTTGATGACTTAGGGAAAACGGTGATTATTGTCATTCATGATATCAATATTGCCAGCCAGTTTGTTGATGAAATGGTGGCGTTTAAGGATGGAAAAGTTTTCTGTTCGGGAACGCCTCATCAAGTTATGGTGAAGGAGATTTTAGACAATCTCTATGATATGGACCTTATTTTAGATGAGATTAATGGTAATAGGATTTGTGTTTACCAATAG
- a CDS encoding alpha-ketoacid dehydrogenase subunit beta, translating to MTETKQMALREAVNLAMTEEMRKDDTIFLMGEDVGIYGGDFGTSVGMFEEFGPERIKDTPISEAAIAGSAIGAAITGLRPIVDVTFMDFITIALDAIVNNGAKNNYMFGGGLKTPVTFRVASGSGIGSAAQHSQSLEAWLTHIPGIKVVAPGNANDAKGLLKSAIRDNNIVIFMEPKALYGKKEEVNLDSDFYLPLGKGDIKREGTDLTIVSYGRMLERVLQAADEVAADGISVEVVDPRTLIPLDKELIINSVKKTGKLMLVNDAYKTGGFIGEIAALVTESEAFDYLDYPIVRLASEDVPVPYARVLEQGILPDVAKIKAAIYKMARNGRDA from the coding sequence ATGACTGAAACAAAACAAATGGCATTACGTGAAGCTGTCAATCTTGCAATGACAGAAGAAATGCGAAAAGATGATACGATTTTTCTCATGGGAGAAGATGTTGGCATTTACGGTGGCGACTTTGGAACGTCTGTCGGTATGTTTGAGGAGTTTGGACCTGAACGTATCAAGGATACACCGATTTCAGAAGCAGCTATTGCAGGAAGTGCCATTGGCGCTGCGATAACTGGGCTTCGTCCGATTGTTGATGTGACCTTTATGGATTTTATCACCATTGCCCTTGATGCTATTGTTAATAACGGCGCTAAAAATAATTATATGTTTGGTGGTGGTTTGAAAACGCCAGTAACCTTTCGTGTAGCCTCTGGTTCTGGTATTGGTTCAGCAGCGCAACATTCGCAGTCTCTGGAAGCTTGGTTAACCCATATTCCTGGTATTAAGGTTGTTGCTCCAGGGAATGCTAATGATGCCAAAGGGCTTTTAAAATCAGCCATTCGTGATAATAATATTGTTATTTTCATGGAGCCAAAGGCGCTTTATGGCAAGAAAGAGGAAGTGAACTTGGATTCTGATTTTTATTTGCCACTTGGAAAAGGTGATATTAAGCGTGAGGGAACTGATTTGACCATTGTTTCTTATGGTCGTATGTTGGAGCGTGTTCTTCAAGCAGCAGATGAAGTAGCAGCTGACGGCATTAGCGTTGAAGTGGTTGACCCACGGACACTTATTCCACTTGATAAGGAGTTGATTATCAATTCGGTGAAAAAGACTGGGAAGCTCATGTTGGTTAATGACGCTTACAAGACAGGTGGTTTTATTGGGGAAATAGCTGCGCTGGTTACGGAAAGTGAAGCTTTTGATTACCTTGATTATCCGATTGTACGTTTGGCAAGCGAAGATGTGCCAGTACCATACGCACGTGTTTTAGAACAGGGCATTTTGCCAGACGTTGCTAAGATTAAAGCAGCCATTTATAAAATGGCACGCAATGGTCGTGATGCCTAA
- a CDS encoding DMT family transporter — translation MKRNRCNSIKDICLIFLAICFLATGGIFVKLSPLPPINTGFYRVLFSIPMLLPFIKKSDVQALNRKQIMTIILAGAFLAGDLTFWNSSFSYTSVANANLLVNLTPFTVIPVSYFLFKEKMTPKFLLGGLVTLVGVLVLMANKVSLSSDRLLGDSLSLGASIFYAMFMITVYQLRDTVKSNVIMFFSAFGTLLVLAVVIFLTEGFYLPQNIAELLPLLALALVSQILGQGLLAYCLGKVNASLSSLITLSQPVVAALYAWVIFQENLNLQSVIAIVITLIGVYLAKTQTVEENEKA, via the coding sequence ATGAAAAGAAATCGTTGTAATTCAATTAAAGACATTTGTCTAATCTTTTTAGCCATTTGTTTTTTAGCTACTGGTGGTATATTTGTCAAACTAAGCCCGCTCCCACCAATCAATACGGGCTTTTATCGTGTCTTATTTTCAATTCCGATGCTGCTGCCCTTTATCAAGAAATCAGATGTGCAGGCGCTTAATCGTAAACAGATAATGACCATTATTCTGGCAGGGGCGTTCTTAGCAGGAGATTTGACCTTTTGGAACAGTTCCTTTTCTTACACTAGCGTTGCCAATGCCAATTTATTAGTCAATTTAACACCTTTTACGGTTATCCCAGTGAGTTATTTTCTCTTCAAGGAAAAAATGACTCCTAAATTTTTATTAGGTGGTTTGGTAACTTTGGTCGGTGTTTTGGTGCTTATGGCAAATAAAGTCAGTCTATCGTCTGACCGTTTGCTCGGTGATTCTCTTAGTCTTGGCGCTTCTATTTTTTACGCCATGTTTATGATTACCGTTTATCAATTGCGCGACACCGTCAAATCTAACGTGATTATGTTTTTTAGTGCCTTTGGAACACTGTTAGTGCTTGCTGTTGTGATTTTCTTGACCGAAGGATTTTACCTACCACAAAATATAGCAGAGCTTTTGCCACTTTTGGCTTTGGCTCTCGTCTCCCAAATTCTTGGGCAAGGGTTACTAGCTTACTGTCTCGGTAAAGTCAATGCCAGCCTATCTTCTTTAATCACCCTATCACAGCCTGTTGTTGCGGCACTTTACGCTTGGGTGATTTTCCAAGAAAATCTAAATCTCCAATCAGTCATAGCTATTGTTATCACTTTAATCGGTGTCTATCTTGCGAAAACACAAACTGTTGAAGAAAACGAAAAAGCCTAG
- a CDS encoding thiamine pyrophosphate-dependent dehydrogenase E1 component subunit alpha, with protein sequence MMNLSQEQYIDMYLKMQRIREFDMRINKLVRRGFVQGMTHFSVGEEAASVGAMAHLTYDDIIFSNHRGHGQCIAKDMDLNKMMAELAGKVTGVSKGRGGSMHLADFEKGNYGTNGIVGGGYALAVGAALTQHYQKTDNIVVAFSGDGATNEGSFHESVNLAATWGLPVIFFIINNRYGISMDITRATNTPHLYTRAEAYGIPGFYCEDGNDVLAVYETMGKAVDHVRSGNGPAIVEVESYRWFGHSTADAGKYRSKEEVDDWKKKDPLVKFRTYLTENHLASHDELDAIDAQVVKEIDDAYAFAQNSPEPDLSVAFEDVWVD encoded by the coding sequence ATGATGAATTTGTCTCAAGAACAATATATAGATATGTATCTTAAAATGCAGCGTATTCGTGAGTTTGATATGCGCATTAATAAGTTAGTCCGACGTGGTTTTGTCCAAGGTATGACGCACTTTTCAGTTGGGGAAGAGGCGGCAAGTGTTGGGGCAATGGCACATTTGACTTATGATGATATTATTTTTTCAAATCACCGTGGACATGGGCAATGTATTGCTAAAGACATGGATTTGAATAAAATGATGGCTGAACTCGCTGGCAAGGTGACTGGTGTGTCAAAAGGTCGTGGTGGTTCCATGCATTTGGCAGATTTTGAAAAAGGCAATTATGGTACGAATGGTATTGTTGGCGGTGGTTATGCGCTTGCTGTTGGTGCGGCGTTGACACAGCATTATCAAAAAACGGACAACATTGTTGTTGCCTTTTCTGGTGACGGTGCGACAAATGAGGGTTCTTTTCATGAATCAGTAAACCTAGCGGCTACTTGGGGGTTACCTGTCATTTTCTTTATTATCAATAATCGCTATGGTATTTCTATGGATATTACGAGAGCGACCAATACACCGCATCTCTACACACGGGCTGAAGCTTATGGCATTCCTGGTTTTTATTGCGAAGATGGCAATGATGTTCTAGCGGTTTATGAGACAATGGGCAAAGCGGTTGACCACGTGCGTTCTGGAAATGGTCCAGCCATTGTTGAGGTAGAATCTTACCGTTGGTTTGGGCATTCGACAGCTGACGCAGGTAAATACCGTAGTAAAGAGGAAGTTGATGACTGGAAGAAAAAAGACCCACTTGTCAAATTCCGTACGTATTTGACTGAAAATCATTTGGCAAGCCATGACGAATTGGATGCTATTGATGCGCAAGTGGTTAAAGAAATTGATGATGCTTACGCATTTGCTCAAAATAGCCCTGAACCAGATTTGTCAGTAGCATTTGAAGATGTCTGGGTAGATTAG
- a CDS encoding siderophore ABC transporter substrate-binding protein: protein MKKKLTLLLTAMMVLVMAVFLGACSSSSSSNSTSQSSDASEVTITDATGKVSVATNPKKVVVLDFGVADTLRALGYEDVIVGMPKGSVPTYLSDLTSKDSITDVGNLKEVNLETIANLEPDLIIASGRTSSQLEDFQEIAPTIYFSTDTSDYWNSVQKNVTELAKIFGSSAKKEAKSQLSDIDDLIEETAEKNADTTKTTLMLMLNEGNMSGIAADGRYSFVYEDLGFKATDLEIEESSHGAKDSSSSSSSSSSSSDTSSSSRSSNQYHGSGLSYESISEVNPDIIFVVDRTLAIGGDDSANSDILNNDLIQATNAGQNNKIITLTSDLWYLSGGGLESTKLMIEEVAAYAGN, encoded by the coding sequence ATGAAGAAGAAATTGACATTACTATTAACCGCAATGATGGTACTCGTTATGGCTGTATTTTTAGGTGCTTGTTCGTCAAGCTCTAGCTCAAATAGTACAAGCCAATCTAGTGACGCCTCTGAAGTGACGATTACAGATGCAACAGGAAAAGTCAGCGTAGCGACGAATCCTAAAAAAGTGGTTGTCCTTGATTTTGGTGTTGCGGATACTCTCCGTGCTTTAGGGTACGAAGATGTGATTGTTGGGATGCCGAAAGGGTCTGTACCAACGTATCTCTCTGATTTAACTTCTAAAGATTCTATTACTGACGTCGGAAATTTAAAAGAAGTTAATTTGGAAACTATTGCAAATCTAGAACCTGACTTAATTATCGCTTCTGGACGAACATCAAGTCAATTGGAAGACTTCCAAGAAATCGCACCGACAATTTATTTTTCAACAGATACGAGTGATTATTGGAATTCTGTTCAAAAGAACGTTACGGAATTAGCTAAAATTTTCGGTAGTTCTGCCAAGAAAGAAGCCAAAAGTCAATTATCAGATATTGATGATTTGATTGAAGAAACAGCAGAGAAAAATGCTGACACGACCAAAACAACGTTAATGTTGATGCTTAATGAGGGCAATATGTCAGGTATTGCTGCTGATGGACGTTATTCATTTGTTTATGAGGACCTTGGATTTAAAGCAACCGATTTGGAAATTGAAGAATCAAGCCACGGTGCTAAAGACAGTTCAAGTTCTTCAAGCTCATCAAGTTCATCATCAGACACGAGTTCTTCATCAAGATCAAGCAATCAATATCACGGTTCTGGTCTAAGTTATGAAAGTATTAGTGAAGTCAACCCAGATATTATTTTTGTCGTTGACCGCACTTTGGCTATTGGGGGAGATGACTCAGCCAATTCAGATATTTTAAATAATGATTTGATTCAGGCAACGAATGCAGGTCAAAATAATAAAATCATTACCTTAACATCAGACCTTTGGTATTTGTCTGGTGGAGGTTTGGAATCAACCAAACTAATGATTGAAGAAGTTGCAGCATACGCAGGTAACTAA
- a CDS encoding ABC transporter permease, with protein sequence MKAIRWLLPLSLVLMFLSLSIGASSQFSWLKLFQGEEVAYQVFFESRLPRTLAIVLAAGAMSLSGLLMQTITQNNYAAPSTVGTVEAAQLGMLISLFFFPKASLAQKMSFAFISSMLMTLFFIKVVRRLPFKEKWMLPLVGLIYGGMIGAVAEMIAYRFDLVQSMTSWTQGSFAMIQTNQYEWLFLNLIIVVGIWRFSESFSIMSLGEEASTMLGLPFSQMEAIALFLVSLTTAVTMITVGSLPFLGVIIPNIVRHFVGNHLKKSRRLVFWSGVCLVLACDILARLIIRPYELSVSVILGVLGSAIFIWMLWRGDVYD encoded by the coding sequence ATGAAAGCTATACGCTGGTTGCTTCCCCTCAGTCTTGTCTTAATGTTCTTATCACTAAGTATTGGGGCAAGTTCACAATTTTCCTGGCTTAAATTGTTTCAAGGGGAAGAGGTAGCCTATCAAGTCTTTTTTGAATCACGCCTACCTAGAACCTTGGCAATCGTTTTGGCAGCGGGTGCCATGAGTTTATCAGGTTTGTTGATGCAAACCATCACACAAAACAATTATGCTGCGCCATCTACTGTTGGGACTGTCGAAGCAGCTCAACTTGGCATGCTAATCTCACTTTTCTTTTTTCCAAAAGCAAGCTTAGCTCAAAAAATGAGTTTTGCCTTTATCTCTTCAATGTTAATGACTTTATTTTTTATCAAAGTCGTTAGAAGATTGCCTTTTAAGGAAAAATGGATGTTACCACTCGTTGGTCTCATTTATGGTGGCATGATTGGAGCAGTAGCAGAAATGATTGCTTACCGCTTTGATTTGGTACAATCAATGACCTCGTGGACACAGGGTTCTTTTGCTATGATTCAGACCAATCAATACGAATGGTTATTTCTTAATCTGATAATTGTTGTTGGTATCTGGCGTTTTAGTGAAAGTTTCTCGATCATGAGCCTTGGTGAAGAAGCAAGTACAATGCTCGGTCTGCCCTTTTCTCAAATGGAGGCAATAGCGCTGTTTTTGGTTTCTTTAACCACAGCGGTAACAATGATTACAGTAGGTTCTCTTCCTTTTCTTGGCGTGATTATTCCTAATATCGTCCGTCATTTTGTTGGGAATCATTTGAAAAAAAGTAGGCGACTTGTTTTTTGGAGTGGGGTATGTTTGGTCTTGGCGTGCGACATTTTAGCTCGTCTCATTATCCGTCCTTATGAACTATCGGTTTCAGTAATATTGGGCGTTTTAGGCTCTGCGATTTTCATTTGGATGTTATGGCGAGGTGACGTCTATGACTAA
- a CDS encoding ABC transporter ATP-binding protein: MAQTKKEINKQDTLKRVLAYVLKNYKWRFLLVLVLILVTALCMVRFSLFMQTLIDSYITPLLAAKNPDFSGLAHAIFQLIIIGIIGVLSSYTYNRLMVYVGQGTMRRIRIDLFTHMERLPIKYFDTHAHGDIMSIYTNDVDTLRQLISQSIPQVVNSFFSIVVTFTSMLILNVPLSMLSLFMVVILLTVARKIASQSSKHFHNQQNDLGRVNGFIEEMMDGQKVVKVFNHEERAKEDFRKINQQLRYSATNANIYANILMPVSANIGHISYVLCAMLGATLALHGYAGLTLGTLVSFLALNRSFTNPITQISQQINSVIMAMAGADRVFNLLDAEVETDEGYVELVNATEDAAGNLQEVEETTGMWAWKHPHEDGTVTYHKQEGRVTFSDVTFGYNDDKMVLHDINLFAEPGQKIAFVGSTGAGKTTITNLINRFYDIQEGKIHYDGINIRKIKKADLRRSLGIVLQDTHLFTGTVMDNIRYGRLNATDDECIAAAKLANAHDFIKRLPEGYDTILTGDGSNLSQGQRQLLAIARAAVANPPALILDEATSSIDTRTEVHVQEGMDALMKGRTTFVIAHRLSTVRNADCIMVLEQGRIIERGNHDELIAQKGRYYQLYTGNAISE, from the coding sequence ATGGCTCAAACCAAAAAAGAAATTAATAAACAAGATACGCTAAAACGTGTGTTGGCTTATGTCTTGAAAAATTATAAATGGCGCTTCTTGCTAGTATTGGTTTTGATTTTAGTAACAGCGCTTTGTATGGTACGCTTTAGTTTGTTCATGCAAACATTGATTGATAGTTATATTACACCTCTTTTAGCTGCTAAAAATCCAGACTTTTCAGGGTTAGCACACGCTATTTTTCAATTAATCATTATTGGTATCATTGGTGTTCTAAGTTCTTACACTTATAACCGTTTGATGGTTTATGTTGGACAAGGAACAATGCGTCGTATTCGTATTGATTTGTTCACTCATATGGAACGCTTGCCAATCAAATATTTTGATACACATGCCCACGGTGATATCATGTCTATCTATACTAACGACGTTGATACACTTCGTCAGTTGATTAGCCAAAGTATTCCGCAAGTGGTCAATTCATTCTTTTCAATCGTGGTGACTTTTACAAGCATGCTTATTCTTAACGTGCCATTGTCAATGTTATCACTATTTATGGTTGTGATTTTGTTAACTGTTGCGCGTAAAATCGCTTCGCAATCGTCTAAACATTTCCATAACCAACAAAATGACCTTGGTCGTGTCAATGGTTTCATTGAAGAAATGATGGACGGTCAAAAAGTGGTTAAAGTTTTCAATCACGAAGAACGTGCTAAAGAAGATTTCCGAAAAATCAATCAACAGCTCCGCTATTCTGCCACAAACGCCAATATCTATGCTAATATTTTGATGCCAGTATCAGCTAATATTGGACATATTTCCTATGTACTTTGTGCCATGCTTGGGGCAACTCTAGCACTTCATGGTTATGCTGGATTGACTTTGGGAACCTTGGTTTCTTTCCTAGCGCTTAACCGTAGTTTTACAAACCCGATTACACAAATCAGTCAACAAATTAACTCAGTTATCATGGCGATGGCTGGTGCTGACCGTGTCTTTAACCTACTTGATGCCGAAGTGGAAACTGATGAAGGTTATGTTGAATTGGTAAATGCTACTGAGGACGCTGCTGGTAATCTTCAAGAAGTTGAAGAAACAACTGGTATGTGGGCTTGGAAACATCCACACGAAGACGGGACTGTGACTTATCACAAGCAAGAAGGTCGTGTAACCTTCTCAGATGTAACCTTTGGTTATAACGATGATAAAATGGTTTTACATGACATTAATTTGTTTGCGGAACCTGGTCAAAAAATTGCCTTTGTTGGGTCAACTGGTGCTGGTAAAACAACCATTACAAACTTGATTAACCGTTTTTACGATATTCAAGAAGGTAAGATTCATTACGACGGTATTAACATTCGTAAAATCAAAAAAGCTGATCTTCGTCGTAGTTTAGGGATTGTATTGCAAGATACGCACCTCTTTACAGGAACGGTTATGGATAATATCCGTTACGGACGTTTGAATGCGACTGATGACGAATGTATTGCTGCGGCTAAGTTAGCTAATGCACATGATTTCATTAAACGTTTGCCAGAAGGTTACGATACCATTTTGACAGGTGACGGAAGTAATTTATCTCAAGGACAACGTCAATTGCTTGCGATTGCACGTGCAGCCGTGGCAAATCCACCTGCTTTGATTTTGGATGAAGCAACATCATCAATCGATACGCGTACCGAAGTTCACGTCCAAGAAGGTATGGATGCGTTGATGAAAGGTCGTACAACCTTTGTTATCGCTCACCGCTTGTCAACAGTTCGCAATGCGGATTGTATCATGGTTCTTGAACAAGGACGTATCATCGAACGTGGTAACCACGACGAATTGATTGCGCAAAAAGGTCGTTATTACCAACTTTACACAGGTAACGCCATTAGCGAATAA